The following nucleotide sequence is from Barnesiella viscericola DSM 18177.
TGCAGTTCAGAGGAGACAGGGATATTCTGCTGTCCGAAATCGATTCGGACCTGATGCAGCTATATGAGGCTTACCTTCATAAAAAAGGTGCCGTACGGAATACCAGTTCATTCTACATGCGTATCCTTCGGGCGGTATATAACCGTGCCCTGGAAAAGGAACTGATGGAACAGTGCAATCCTTTCAGGCATGTCTATACGGGAGTGGACAAGACCGTCAAGCGTGCCGTTTCCTTATCTGCCATCAAGCGTATGAAGAATCTGGACTTGTCCTTACAGCCTAATCTGGAATTTGCGAGGGACATGTTCCTGTTCAGTTTCTATACCCGTGGCATATCATTCATAGATATGGCTCACCTAAAAAAGAAAGATCTTCAGAACGGATTTTTATCGTATCGCAGACGAAAGACCGGGCAGCAGCTGGTTATCAGGTGGGAAAAATGTATGCAGGAGATTGTCGGCAAATACCCGGAAGACAGTTTCAGTCCTTATCTTTTGCCGGTATTGAAATATCCTTTTAAGGATACGCACAAGCATTACAGGAATGTCATGTCCGGAATAAATCGGAACCTGAAAGAAATAGCCAGACTGGCCGATATATCCGTTCCTATTAGCATGTACTGTGCCCGTCATTCATGGGCAAGCGCAGCCAAAGGCAAGAATATTCCGATTTCGGTTATCAGTGAAGGAATGGGGCATGATTCCGAGGCGACCACACAAATTTATCTGACCTCATTGGACAATTCCGTAGTGGACAAAGCCAACGCACAAATTCTGAAATGTCTGTAGGATTGGAGAACGTTTAGCAAAAGCATTCATTTCTTAGACAGAGGGACTCACTCTTGCGCAAAGTTATACATTTTATTGAAAATCCTGCAATTCCGGTCGTTGGATTTTCATCCGGAAGTCATTGAATTTCAATTGTAGTTTAGCAATCCTACATATAATTCATCAGCAAATCAGCCTTATAGCCTGAAATCTCCCTCTGTCTAAGAAAGACGCAGACACCGGGACTTTCTCATCCCCTTTACGCACAGAAAGAAGATGAAGAAAACAACCGGAGAAGCCGACATACAGGAGAACAAACTGAAAGAACTTTCACCCGACTTACTGAATACCTTGCTCAAAGATCATACAACGAGCAAGGAAGGAAAACAGTGTAATATATTCTGGGCTACTTCCGATTATGAACAGCTCGGCAAAGGTTATGAATACGGGTCACAGATTCTCCCAGAGTTGATAACCGGAGAGAACGGGCATGTAGTCATGCCCCGTGTTCTGAAACACAGGGATACCCAAAGCACACGTTCCCGGGAAATGGCGGAGGTATTTACTCCATCCTGGATCTGTAATGCCCAGAACAACCTTATCGATGAAGCCTGGTTTGGCAGAAAGGATGTATTCAACCATGAAGTGACATCCAAAGACGGTACACATTCATGGGAAATCAATCCTGATAAGATTGCTTTTCCTGAAGGCAGGACATGGAAAAACTATGTACGGGAAAACCAGTTGGAAATCACCTGTGGAGAAGCTCCTTATCTGGTAAGCAGGTATGATACGACTACCGGAACATTCATTCCTGTGGAGAAGCGTATCGGCCTGCTTGACCGTAAGCTCCGTATTGTCAGTGAGAATACTACGACAACGCGTGAATGGCTGGAGGCAGCCAAGGATGCTTACAGAAGTATCTATGCCTATGAATGGCAGGGCGACAGTCTTCTTCTTGCCCGTGAAGCACTTCTCTTATCCTTCATCGAATATTACCGGAACAAGTTCGGTAAAGACCCGCAAATTAAATCCATCAACCATATAGCCTATATCATCTCCTGGAATGTATGGCAGATGGACGGACTGAAAGGTGTTGTTCCGGACAGTTGCGGAGAACGTGTGCGGATGGAACCAAGTCTGTTCGGTACGATTGAAAGACGAGAGCCGTGCGAGGGCTGTCTGAAAAATGACCTGACCAAGCACAACGGAATTTACTGTATTATCAAGGACTGGCGGGCTACAGACAAGACAACAGGCAAAAAGGGGAAACGAATCCGATTTATCGACCTCATAAATGAAGAAGCATGAGATTCACATCGTCCCTGAAACTAAAACTGATCTATGTGTTCCGTATCAATGATGCGGCACACCGTGAATGCCTGAAGATTGGCGAGGCAACCTGTGAGGATGAAAATGTGTTCGGCCTGTCTCCCAACAGCAAGGTGCTCAATGAAGCGGCAAGAAAGCGTATCAACCAATACACACAGACGGCAGGCATCGCATACGATCTGCTATATACGGAACTGACTGTTTACAACCGTGGCGGACTCCGTTCGTTCAACGACAAGGAAGTACATAATGTCCTGGAACGCTCCGGTATCAAAAAGAAAGTCTTCGATACAGTCAACAAGGCCAATGAATGGTTCATCACCGATCTGGAAACCGTCAAGCGTGCCATTGCGGCTGTCAAGGAAGGCAGGAGCTCTCTTTCATCAGTGGAAGTTACCCAGGAGTATTCTCCAATTGTATTCCGCCCGGAACAACAGGAAGCCATCAGCAAGACCAAGAAACAGTTTAAGAAAGGCAACCAGATGCTCTGGAACGCAAAGATGCGTTTCGGAAAGACCCTTTCTGCTCTGGAGGTTGTCAAGGATATGGAGTTTCAGCGTACCCTGATTCTGACTCATCGTCCTGTGGTGGATGCCGGATGGTTTGAGGATTTCGGTAAGATCTTTTACGACCGCAAGGATTTTGCATACGGTTCCAAGAACAACGGGGATAGTTTTGCCAGTCTAGAACGGCGGGCAGAAAGCAACGGGCTTCATTATGTTTATTTTGCATCCATGCAGGATTTGCGCGGTTCCGAACTTGTGGGTGGCAACTTTGACAAGAATAACGAGGTGTTTGCTACCGATTGGGACCTGATTATCGTGGATGAAGCGCACGAAGGCACCCAGACCGAACTGGGTAAAGCGGTTATGGGAGAGCTGGTCAAGGAACAGACCAAAGTATTGCGCCTGTCAGGTACTCCATTCAACCTGCTGGATGATTTCAAGGAGGATGAAATATATACATGGGACTATGTGATGGAACAACGGGCCAAGATAAACTGGGATGAGCTCCATTTTGGTGACCCCAATCCGTATGCCTCACTGCCTACACTCAATATCTATACCTACGATTTGGGACGGCTGCTTCATGACTTTGTAGATGAGGATGTCGCCTTTAACTTCAGGGAATTTTTCCGAGTCAATGAGGCTGGCGGTTTCTGTCATGAAAAAGATGTGCGGGCTTTTCTGAACCTTCTTACCAAGGAGGACAAGGACAGCCTTTATCCATATGCCAACGAGGAATATCGGAATATTTTCCGCCATACACTCTGGATGGTGCCCGGCGTGAAGGAAGCACGGGCACTGAGTGCCATGCTCCAGACACATCCGGTGTTCCAGCATTTCAAGGTGGTCAATGTAGCCGGTGACGGTGATCAGGACGAGGAAAGCCGTGATGCCCTGGAAGCCGTGGAAAAGGCTATCGGAAAAGATCCGGATGCTACACGGACCATTACCCTCTCTTGTGGACGGCTAACGACCGGAGTAAGTGTAAAGGCATGGACTGCCGTATTCATGCTGTCCGGATCCTATAATACAGCCGCATCCAGTTATATGCAGACCATCTTCCGCGTACAGACACCGGCCACCATCAACGGACGGATGAAGGAGCAGTGTTACGTTTTCGATTTTGCTCCCGACCGTACCCTAAAAGTGATAGCCGAAACCGCCAAAATATCGGCCAAAGCCGGAAAAACTTCACAAAGCGACCGTAAGGCTATGGGTGAGTTTATCAATTTCTGTCCCATCATATCCATAGAGGGCTCACAGATGAACCGCTTTGATGTACCCTGTATGTTGGAACAGTTGAAACGGGTATATGTGGAACGTGTCGTCCGTAACGGGTTTGAAGACAACAGTCTGTATAACGATGAGCTGATGAAACTGGATGATCTGGAACTGCAAGAATTCGATGACCTGAAAAAGATTATCGGACAGACCAAAGCCATGCCCAAGACCAACCAGGTGGACATCAACAGTCAAGGTCTGAACAATGAGGAATACGAGGAAAAGGAGAAGCTGGAGAAGAAACCCAAGAAGGAACTTACGGAGGAAGAACGGAAACGGCTGGAAGAACTGAAAAAGAAGACCAAGAACAGGGAAGCGGCCATTTCCATACTTCGTGGCATCTCCATCCGTATGCCCCTGTTGATTTATGGTGCGGAACTGAGTGATGAGAGTCAGGAAATCACGATTGATAATTTTGCCTCACTCATTGACCCACAGTCATGGGAAGAGTTCATGCCCAAGGGAGTGACCAAGCAGAAATTCAACAGCTTCAAAAAATACTATGATCCGGAAATATTCTGTGCTGCCGGAAAACGAATCCGTGCGATGGCCCGTGCCGCGGACAAACTGAGTATTGAGGAACGAATCGAACGAATTACGGACATCTTCAGTACTTTCCGTAATCCGGACAAGGAAACGGTGCTTACTCCGTGGCGCGTGGTAAACATGCACCTCGGAGACTGTCTTGGAGGCTATAACTTTTATGACACAGACTATCAGAATGTGATTTCTGAACCACG
It contains:
- a CDS encoding tyrosine-type recombinase/integrase, giving the protein MASVKVKFRPSTIEGKEGTVYYQIIQNRVIRQLKTDYRIFTEEWNEAGNCIIGGSSERSNLLLSLQERMEWDLKRLDMIVRQLNNRKAGYTADDIVASFQSNIEGQSFFNFMQGIIARLKQMGKIRTAENYSCTLKSFMQFRGDRDILLSEIDSDLMQLYEAYLHKKGAVRNTSSFYMRILRAVYNRALEKELMEQCNPFRHVYTGVDKTVKRAVSLSAIKRMKNLDLSLQPNLEFARDMFLFSFYTRGISFIDMAHLKKKDLQNGFLSYRRRKTGQQLVIRWEKCMQEIVGKYPEDSFSPYLLPVLKYPFKDTHKHYRNVMSGINRNLKEIARLADISVPISMYCARHSWASAAKGKNIPISVISEGMGHDSEATTQIYLTSLDNSVVDKANAQILKCL
- a CDS encoding Eco57I restriction-modification methylase domain-containing protein, which encodes MRFTSSLKLKLIYVFRINDAAHRECLKIGEATCEDENVFGLSPNSKVLNEAARKRINQYTQTAGIAYDLLYTELTVYNRGGLRSFNDKEVHNVLERSGIKKKVFDTVNKANEWFITDLETVKRAIAAVKEGRSSLSSVEVTQEYSPIVFRPEQQEAISKTKKQFKKGNQMLWNAKMRFGKTLSALEVVKDMEFQRTLILTHRPVVDAGWFEDFGKIFYDRKDFAYGSKNNGDSFASLERRAESNGLHYVYFASMQDLRGSELVGGNFDKNNEVFATDWDLIIVDEAHEGTQTELGKAVMGELVKEQTKVLRLSGTPFNLLDDFKEDEIYTWDYVMEQRAKINWDELHFGDPNPYASLPTLNIYTYDLGRLLHDFVDEDVAFNFREFFRVNEAGGFCHEKDVRAFLNLLTKEDKDSLYPYANEEYRNIFRHTLWMVPGVKEARALSAMLQTHPVFQHFKVVNVAGDGDQDEESRDALEAVEKAIGKDPDATRTITLSCGRLTTGVSVKAWTAVFMLSGSYNTAASSYMQTIFRVQTPATINGRMKEQCYVFDFAPDRTLKVIAETAKISAKAGKTSQSDRKAMGEFINFCPIISIEGSQMNRFDVPCMLEQLKRVYVERVVRNGFEDNSLYNDELMKLDDLELQEFDDLKKIIGQTKAMPKTNQVDINSQGLNNEEYEEKEKLEKKPKKELTEEERKRLEELKKKTKNREAAISILRGISIRMPLLIYGAELSDESQEITIDNFASLIDPQSWEEFMPKGVTKQKFNSFKKYYDPEIFCAAGKRIRAMARAADKLSIEERIERITDIFSTFRNPDKETVLTPWRVVNMHLGDCLGGYNFYDTDYQNVISEPRFIDKGEVTSEVFSPESRILEINSKSGLYPLYMAYGFYRARAKASLFAVETVEEQQTVWDKVIAENIFVICKTPMAKSITKRTLAGFRKAKTNMWAPEDLINKIKNQSELFIKKVHDLIGKDMKINAIVGNPPYQINDGSGASDDAANPIYQIFVRIAKQIRPEYFSLIMPSKWMIGGKAVLKPFRKEMMEDKHIASIYDYEDSGECFNGQHIDGGICYFLWSNKHNGKLRYTYISANKEFFVSTRFLSDGNSDIVIRDNRRQSIIAKTSTNCSLFKEIVSLTQPFGIRKDLFNSPERYPLSNLQAEPFYGSVKIYGVKGIKGGARRTIGYISPEIITKNKAAVNKYKLFFTTSYSTNAFNPPETIIGEQNSVCTETFLLIGPFDTEIEQKNCYKYICTNFFKALLFFGRGTMQVSQDVFRFIPLQDFSNQSDIKWNKSISEIDQQLCIKYAFTQQEVLSIDRNHL